Proteins found in one Arachis stenosperma cultivar V10309 chromosome 8, arast.V10309.gnm1.PFL2, whole genome shotgun sequence genomic segment:
- the LOC130943566 gene encoding transcription initiation factor TFIID subunit 13-like, producing MTSSGGGSSSKPRSASFQPSETSLKRKRGVFQKELQHMMYGFGDDPNPLPESVALTEDIVVECHGMVHKAQDIGSQRGKLSVEDFLFLILQDLPKLNRCTELLSMNEELKQARKVFESDEEKLRKVFEVDEIIE from the exons ATGACCAGTTCTGGTGGTGGAAGCTCGTCGAAACCAAGAAGTGCTTCTTTTCAACCTTCCGAAACTTCTTTAAAGCGCAAAAGAGGAGTCTTCCAAAAAGAAC TGCAGCACATGATGTACGGCTTTGGAGATGATCCAAAT CCTCTTCCTGAAAGTGTGGCGCTTACGGAGGATATTGTTGTGGAATGTCACGGAATG GTACATAAAGCTCAAGATATTGGATCACAGAGAGGGAAGCTATCTGTTGAGGATTTCCT ATTTCTTATACTACAGGATTTGCCAAAACTTAATCGATGTACAGAATTGTTGTCCATGAATGAAGAGCTAAAACAGGCAAGGAAAGTCTTTGAATCAGATGAAGAGAAACTGAGGAAGGTTTTTGAGGTAGATGAAATAATTGAATGA